A genome region from Primulina eburnea isolate SZY01 chromosome 9, ASM2296580v1, whole genome shotgun sequence includes the following:
- the LOC140841511 gene encoding LOW QUALITY PROTEIN: zinc-finger homeodomain protein 8-like (The sequence of the model RefSeq protein was modified relative to this genomic sequence to represent the inferred CDS: inserted 1 base in 1 codon): MDHPLSNSTPTNAAVLKTPEADTETPTRIQPASNPSPFSNGVLKRHAPLHVHHGGGGAGGCGFGSHHPVVVTYKECLKNHAASLGGHAVDGCGEFMPSPASNPAEPTSLKCAACGCHRNFHRREPDEPPLVLPNATPALEYHPHHRHHPLPPAGASNRGNSSSSPNNSPSPPPISSSYYPSAPHMLLALSHGLSVPPPDSNQPIPISINASSTPLSSSPNGRKRFRTKFTQDQKERMFGLAERIGWKMQKKDEDLISEFCSESGVDRGVFKVWMHNNKNTFGKKDQPQPPQLTNNLTDKSPXTNGIGYGPIGGASASTAVHFHPHHHLHESTNNDMKHSIHGQDLSHSTHALGANVSSSSS, translated from the exons ATGGATCACCCGTTGAGTAATTCAACACCCACTAATGCAGCTGTACTCAAGACTCCGGAGGCTGACACTGAAACTCCCACCAGGATCCAGCCCGCCAGCAACCCCTCGCCCTTCAGCAACGGGGTTCTGAAGCGCCACGCGCCGCTGCACGTTCATCACGGTGGTGGTGGTGCTGGTGGTTGCGGTTTCGGCAGCCACCATCCCGTGGTGGTCACCTACAAGGAATGCTTGAAGAACCACGCAGCGAGCCTTGGGGGCCACGCGGTGGACGGCTGTGGGGAGTTTATGCCGTCTCCTGCGTCCAACCCTGCGGAGCCCACGTCCCTGAAATGCGCGGCGTGCGGCTGTCACCGGAACTTCCACCGCCGGGAGCCTGATGAGCCGCCGCTTGTTCTGCCGAATGCTACTCCGGCTTTGGAGTACCATCCCCACCACCGCCACCACCCCCTCCCGCCGGCTGGCGCGTCTAACCGCGGGAACAGCAGCAGCAGCCCGAACAATTCACCGTCCCCGCCGCCGATCTCTTCTTCTTACTACCCCTCTGCGCCTCACATGCTGCTGGCGCTCAGCCACGGTTTATCCGTCCCGCCTCCGGATAGCAACCAGCCAATTCCAATCTCCATAAACGCTTCTTCCACCCCTCTCTCGTCCAGCCCAAACGGCCGCAAGCGTTTCCGGACGAAGTTCACGCAGGATCAGAAGGAGAGAATGTTCGGACTCGCTGAAAGAATCGGCTGGAAAATGCAGAAAAAAGACGAGGATTTGATCTCAGAATTCTGCAGCGAAAGCGGAGTCGACAGAGGAGTTTTCAAAGTGTGGATGCACAATAACAAGAACACTTTCGGTAAAAAAGATCAACCTCAACCCCCCCAGTTAACTAACAATCTTACTGATAAATCCC ACACTAATGGCATTGGGTACGGTCCCATCGGTGGCGCCTCCGCCTCCACCGCCGTCCACTTCCACCCCCACCACCACCTTCATGAAAGCACTAATAATGACATGAAACACAGCATCCATGGACAAGATTTGAGCCACAGCACACATGCTCTGGGCGCTAATGTGTCGTCTTCATCTTCTTGA